The following proteins are encoded in a genomic region of Vigna radiata var. radiata cultivar VC1973A unplaced genomic scaffold, Vradiata_ver6 scaffold_7, whole genome shotgun sequence:
- the LOC106753827 gene encoding protein FLOWERING LOCUS T yields MPSTSRNPLVVGRVIGEVIDPFESSIPFRVSYGNREVNNGCELKPSQVVNQPRVSVGGDDLRNFYTLVLVDPDSPSPSNPNFREYLHWLVTDIPATTGASFGNEVVSYESPRPTMGIHRLVFVLFRQQYRQRVYAPGWRQNFNTREFAELYNLGLPVAAVFFNCQRETGSGGRTF; encoded by the exons ATGCCTAGCACTAGTAGGAATCCTCTTGTGGTTGGGCGTGTTATAGGGGAAGTAATAGACCCCTTTGAAAGTTCCATTCCTTTTAGGGTCTCCTATGGCAATAGAGAGGTCAACAATGGTTGTGAGCTTAAACCTTCCCAAGTTGTAAACCAACCCAGAGTGAGTGTTGGTGGAGATGATCTCAGGAACTTCTATACTCTG GTGTTAGTAGATCCTGATTCTCCCAGCCCTAGTAACCCTAATTTCAGGGAGTACCTTCATTG GTTGGTGACTGATATTCCAGCAACTACCGGGGCTAGTTTTG GTAACGAGGTTGTAAGTTATGAAAGTCCACGACCAACCATGGGGATTCATCGTTTGGTGTTTGTATTGTTCCGTCAACAGTATCGACAGAGAGTGTATGCTCCTGGATGGCGACAGAATTTCAACACCAGAGAATTTGCTGAACTTTACAACCTTGGATTGCCAGTTGCTGCAGTGTTCTTCAACTGTCAGAGGGAAACTGGTTCTGGTGGTAGGACATTTTGA